The following proteins are encoded in a genomic region of Flammeovirga pectinis:
- a CDS encoding ABC transporter ATP-binding protein — translation MEPLIQLKNINKSYHNDDSETLALNHVSLNIHEGEFVCIMGPSGCGKSTLLNIAGLLDIPSNGEVVFQKESVHKLSSKKRAQLRRENIGFVFQSFNLIDDLTVFENIELPLIYQHVSPNERKFRVEKIMDRLQLSHKKKAFPSQISGGLQQRVAVARAVVSRPRLILADEPTGNLDSERGREVMDILTSLNELGTTILMVTHSTAASDYASRIINLFDGQIVTENLHKGK, via the coding sequence ATGGAACCGTTAATTCAATTAAAAAATATAAATAAGTCTTACCATAATGATGATAGTGAAACACTAGCACTTAATCATGTATCTTTAAATATACATGAGGGTGAATTTGTGTGTATTATGGGTCCTTCAGGGTGTGGGAAATCGACGTTACTTAACATTGCGGGTTTATTGGATATTCCTTCTAATGGAGAAGTTGTATTCCAGAAAGAATCAGTACATAAATTGTCATCAAAGAAAAGAGCTCAACTTAGAAGAGAAAATATTGGCTTTGTTTTTCAAAGTTTTAATCTGATTGATGATCTTACTGTATTCGAAAATATTGAATTGCCATTGATCTATCAGCACGTTTCTCCGAATGAAAGAAAGTTTCGTGTTGAAAAAATTATGGATAGGTTACAACTCTCTCATAAGAAAAAAGCGTTTCCATCTCAAATATCAGGAGGGTTACAACAACGTGTAGCAGTTGCTAGAGCTGTTGTTTCAAGACCAAGACTTATTTTAGCAGATGAACCGACGGGTAACTTAGATTCTGAAAGAGGTAGGGAAGTAATGGATATACTTACATCATTAAATGAACTGGGTACCACAATTTTAATGGTTACTCATTCTACTGCAGCATCTGATTATGCCAGTAGAATAATCAATCTTTTTGATGGACAAATAGTTACCGAAAATTTACACAAAGGAAAATAG
- a CDS encoding transglycosylase SLT domain-containing protein — protein MKINKILLTLICIGFFYIPLIKADNPATLPTSFNLMGSKVEVTPSGMAKIMEKYNSLTRSKKHYDQLLERCNTYFPYIQRELLARGVPGDFKFLALQESLLDGSAISNATPPAVGFWQFKDFTAEERGMKISRTVDERKNVVSASIGAADYLSKNHYYLGNWFYAMISYHDGLGGAKKHISKNKLNYYSKVVIDGNTHPYVLHYLAHYFAFKDNVGQDAQHDVLIEFPCNGYSLNEVAKFTGQPVETLKQNNIWLTSSYIPEDKVYSVMIEAKPTEINQMVAKLSPYAKPKKTRAARSIFQFYADSIKDGYPFVLPIEDESKTAKFDFARVNGVKAVILHEEMTQKELSKALDGVSKGMIKKYNYIKGKDMLMKDRHYYLAPLPKTIPVSYHILEEGETLTFLSVKYGIDRKSLLILNDVKKDTDIKVGDKVYFN, from the coding sequence ATGAAAATCAACAAGATACTACTTACGTTAATTTGTATTGGCTTTTTTTATATTCCACTAATTAAAGCAGACAATCCAGCAACACTTCCTACATCCTTCAATCTAATGGGATCTAAAGTAGAAGTTACGCCGAGCGGTATGGCTAAAATTATGGAAAAATATAATAGCCTTACTAGATCTAAAAAGCATTACGACCAACTTCTTGAGCGTTGTAATACCTATTTTCCATACATCCAAAGAGAACTTCTTGCAAGAGGTGTTCCTGGTGATTTTAAGTTTTTGGCTTTACAAGAATCGCTTCTAGATGGTAGTGCAATTTCTAATGCAACACCTCCAGCAGTTGGTTTTTGGCAGTTTAAAGACTTCACTGCAGAAGAAAGAGGTATGAAAATTTCACGTACTGTAGATGAACGTAAAAACGTTGTCTCTGCAAGTATTGGAGCAGCAGATTATCTTTCTAAAAACCATTACTATTTAGGAAACTGGTTTTATGCAATGATATCTTATCACGATGGATTAGGTGGTGCTAAAAAACATATTAGTAAGAATAAATTAAACTATTATTCTAAAGTTGTAATAGATGGCAATACGCATCCTTATGTACTTCATTACTTGGCACACTACTTTGCATTTAAAGATAATGTAGGGCAAGACGCACAACATGATGTACTTATTGAATTCCCTTGTAATGGTTACTCATTAAATGAAGTAGCTAAATTTACGGGTCAGCCAGTAGAGACATTAAAGCAAAATAATATATGGTTAACTAGTTCATATATTCCAGAAGATAAAGTTTACTCTGTAATGATTGAGGCTAAGCCTACAGAAATCAATCAGATGGTAGCTAAGCTTTCTCCTTATGCTAAACCAAAGAAAACACGTGCGGCTCGTTCAATTTTCCAATTCTATGCCGATAGTATTAAAGATGGATATCCATTTGTATTACCAATAGAAGACGAAAGTAAGACTGCTAAATTTGATTTTGCTCGTGTAAACGGTGTAAAAGCTGTAATTCTTCATGAAGAGATGACACAGAAAGAGCTTTCAAAGGCTTTAGATGGTGTTTCTAAAGGCATGATCAAGAAGTACAATTACATTAAAGGAAAAGATATGCTGATGAAAGACAGACATTATTATCTAGCGCCTCTTCCTAAAACAATACCTGTATCTTATCATATTTTAGAAGAAGGAGAAACATTAACTTTCTTATCTGTTAAATATGGTATAGACAGAAAATCTTTATTGATACTAAATGATGTCAAAAAGGATACTGATATTAAAGTAGGTGATAAAGTGTATTTCAATTAG
- a CDS encoding ammonium transporter, whose protein sequence is MFFSSIHLIADATLATTEAVTQAVTAQQLQTISLTTNNVWMLVCTMLVFIMALGFACVEAGFTQAKNTVNILFKNSVDLSVGIISYAWFGFNLMYPGEFNGIFGFSGWGISLPSDYTSLGYAGGAYTYWTDFLFQAMFAATCATIVSGAVAERIKITSYFIFTFFLVGFIYPVLGSWHWGGGWLSQMGFYDFAGSTVVHSVGGWAALAGIIVIGPRIGKYVNGKVIDKPGSSVPLAVIGVFLLWFGWFGFNGGSVLSADAESISLVLVTTTLAAAAGAIGGWVGGYILFKRYDLGMVLNGILAGLVGITAGADKMSPNEAIIIGLFCGVIVVFSAVTMDKFKLDDCVGAVSVHLTCGIVGTLAIGVFGELASWSQFVTQLTGVAAYGAVAFSSSLAIFYALKFTVGVRVSEEHETEGLDSHEHGIRGYTITYDN, encoded by the coding sequence ATGTTCTTCTCATCTATTCACCTAATCGCCGATGCTACATTGGCAACTACAGAAGCAGTGACACAAGCTGTTACTGCACAACAACTTCAAACAATTAGTCTAACAACAAACAACGTTTGGATGCTAGTATGTACAATGCTAGTTTTTATTATGGCACTTGGTTTTGCATGTGTTGAAGCGGGTTTCACCCAAGCTAAAAACACTGTAAACATCTTATTTAAAAACTCTGTTGATTTAAGTGTAGGAATTATTTCTTATGCATGGTTTGGTTTCAACCTTATGTACCCAGGAGAGTTTAATGGTATTTTCGGATTCTCAGGTTGGGGTATCTCTTTACCTTCAGATTATACATCACTAGGTTATGCAGGTGGTGCTTATACATACTGGACTGACTTCTTATTCCAAGCAATGTTTGCAGCAACATGTGCAACAATTGTTTCTGGAGCAGTTGCAGAAAGAATTAAAATCACATCTTATTTCATCTTCACTTTCTTCCTTGTTGGCTTCATTTATCCTGTATTAGGATCATGGCACTGGGGTGGCGGATGGTTATCTCAAATGGGATTCTATGACTTCGCTGGTTCAACTGTAGTTCACTCAGTAGGTGGATGGGCAGCTTTAGCAGGTATTATTGTAATCGGACCACGTATTGGTAAATATGTTAACGGTAAAGTAATTGACAAGCCAGGTTCTTCAGTTCCTTTAGCTGTAATTGGTGTATTCTTATTATGGTTCGGATGGTTCGGATTTAACGGTGGATCGGTATTATCAGCAGATGCGGAATCTATCTCATTAGTATTAGTTACTACAACTTTAGCAGCAGCAGCAGGTGCAATCGGCGGATGGGTCGGTGGATATATCTTGTTTAAACGTTACGATTTAGGAATGGTATTAAACGGTATCCTTGCAGGTTTAGTAGGTATTACAGCAGGTGCAGATAAAATGTCGCCTAACGAAGCAATAATCATTGGTCTTTTCTGTGGTGTAATTGTAGTATTCTCTGCAGTAACAATGGATAAATTCAAATTGGATGATTGTGTAGGAGCTGTTTCAGTTCACTTAACATGTGGTATCGTTGGTACTCTTGCAATTGGCGTATTTGGTGAGCTAGCTAGCTGGTCACAATTTGTAACACAATTAACAGGTGTTGCAGCATATGGTGCAGTTGCTTTCTCTTCTTCACTTGCAATTTTCTATGCTTTAAAATTCACAGTTGGTGTAAGAGTTTCTGAAGAACACGAAACAGAAGGACTTGACAGTCATGAGCACGGTATCCGTGGTTATACTATCACTTACGATAACTAA
- a CDS encoding ABC transporter permease yields the protein MLRNYIIIGIRNLKKHGLYSLVNVLGMSMGIAFFTLLFLIVKNELSYDDFHVDPKRTYRVVEVIDSQDIGERSASVPIPLGPTIKDLYPNYIERSVRFFNDQAYSHMLFANGKQYNEKNLYFTDSDFFKVFDFPLILGNKRTALSEPQSIVITTKIAQKYFGNENPLGKKVLYENKYYLTVTGVIDKTNLPTHLNFDQLISFSTLSITNKDILQNNLWVWNPCWTYILLKEGVKPEELEADFEILFQDGSKFPEFIRDYVQLYLQPIREIHLYSDLDFEMSPNGDYMYIYIFSAIALMVLIIAAINFMNLSAVRYSTRIREVGIRKAIGADQSELIVQFLIEAGILSICSMFGALIFMELLFPYIYQILGDEKLLFRDLENQSLMFFVGGSGVFVGALASFYPMYYLSGVRPLEGLNVTRTMGSKQKRFRKWSVIVQFVIAIFLLFSTYVSKEQLNLMKKTYLGFDTENIVIIPLGEVKYSPFKFDQLKEQFLEVDGVESVTGIDEVLGVWVQNYPFSINKGEVRTSSTFYSALKVRDDFESVFNLKLVAGHHFSEENKASIHEILVNEAMVKHLGIDNPKDAIGLGIYSEKGKEQIIGVLKDFHYEPIHKEIGPFIIDVNNWESARSYLTKYMAIRLRGDKSWEQVKPFMVAKWTKIIPYRLMDSFFLQTKVEASYKKEERLAKVSLIFSIIGVIIANLGLFGLASFITVQKNKEIAIRKALGMENLEAMLFISKEFFILIGSACLIAWPISYLGMRLWLENFPKTITIGIGVYIFSGGVTLLLTLITVSYHVVKAAFKNPVEDLKANR from the coding sequence GTGTTAAGAAATTACATCATTATAGGAATCCGAAACCTGAAAAAACATGGTTTATATTCACTCGTTAATGTTCTTGGAATGTCGATGGGCATTGCTTTCTTTACGTTATTATTTCTGATTGTAAAAAATGAATTGTCTTATGATGACTTTCATGTAGACCCCAAAAGAACGTATCGTGTTGTTGAGGTAATTGATTCTCAAGATATCGGAGAGCGTTCTGCAAGTGTACCAATTCCTCTTGGACCAACAATTAAAGACCTTTATCCTAATTATATAGAAAGGAGCGTTCGTTTTTTTAACGATCAGGCTTACTCTCATATGTTGTTTGCTAATGGTAAGCAATACAACGAAAAGAATTTATATTTTACAGATTCAGATTTCTTTAAAGTATTTGATTTTCCATTGATTTTAGGAAATAAAAGAACAGCTTTATCCGAACCTCAATCAATAGTAATTACAACTAAAATTGCTCAAAAGTATTTTGGAAATGAAAATCCATTAGGTAAAAAAGTACTATATGAGAATAAATATTATCTTACTGTTACAGGAGTAATTGATAAAACAAACCTACCAACTCATCTTAATTTTGATCAGCTCATATCATTTTCAACCTTATCTATTACAAATAAAGATATATTACAAAACAACCTATGGGTATGGAACCCTTGTTGGACTTATATCTTATTAAAGGAGGGTGTTAAACCAGAAGAATTAGAAGCAGATTTTGAAATTTTATTTCAAGATGGAAGTAAATTCCCAGAATTTATTAGAGATTATGTACAGTTGTATTTACAGCCAATTAGAGAAATACACCTTTATTCTGATTTAGATTTTGAGATGTCTCCAAATGGAGATTATATGTATATCTATATTTTCTCTGCTATTGCATTGATGGTTTTGATTATTGCAGCCATCAATTTCATGAACTTATCAGCAGTAAGGTATTCTACTAGAATTAGGGAAGTCGGTATTAGAAAAGCAATAGGGGCAGACCAAAGTGAACTTATTGTTCAGTTTTTAATAGAGGCTGGTATTTTGAGTATTTGTTCCATGTTTGGAGCATTAATTTTTATGGAATTACTTTTTCCATATATCTATCAGATATTAGGAGATGAAAAGCTATTATTTAGAGATTTAGAAAACCAATCTTTAATGTTTTTTGTAGGAGGAAGCGGTGTTTTTGTTGGCGCATTAGCTAGTTTTTATCCAATGTATTACCTATCTGGTGTTCGTCCTTTAGAAGGACTGAATGTAACAAGAACAATGGGTAGCAAACAAAAAAGATTTAGGAAATGGAGTGTGATAGTACAATTTGTTATCGCAATTTTTCTTTTATTTAGTACGTATGTTTCTAAGGAACAGCTTAACTTAATGAAGAAAACTTACCTAGGTTTCGATACAGAAAATATAGTGATTATTCCTTTGGGTGAGGTAAAGTATTCTCCCTTTAAATTTGATCAATTAAAAGAACAGTTTTTAGAAGTAGATGGAGTAGAATCTGTAACTGGTATTGATGAGGTTTTAGGTGTCTGGGTTCAAAATTATCCTTTCTCTATAAACAAAGGGGAAGTAAGAACATCATCAACGTTTTATTCTGCGTTAAAGGTAAGAGATGATTTTGAAAGTGTATTTAACTTAAAATTAGTAGCAGGACATCACTTTTCTGAAGAAAATAAAGCAAGTATTCATGAAATTCTTGTAAATGAAGCTATGGTAAAACATCTAGGAATTGATAATCCAAAAGATGCCATTGGCTTAGGAATTTATAGTGAAAAGGGGAAAGAACAGATAATTGGCGTTTTAAAAGACTTCCATTATGAACCAATACACAAAGAAATAGGTCCATTTATTATTGATGTCAATAATTGGGAGTCTGCAAGAAGTTATCTTACAAAATACATGGCTATACGGTTAAGGGGTGATAAATCTTGGGAACAAGTAAAACCTTTTATGGTAGCGAAGTGGACAAAAATAATTCCTTATAGACTAATGGACTCCTTCTTTTTACAAACTAAAGTAGAAGCTTCTTATAAAAAGGAAGAACGTTTAGCAAAGGTTTCTTTAATCTTTTCAATCATTGGGGTGATTATTGCAAACCTTGGATTATTTGGGTTAGCATCTTTTATTACTGTTCAAAAAAACAAAGAAATAGCCATACGAAAAGCGCTTGGTATGGAAAATTTAGAAGCAATGCTTTTTATTTCTAAAGAGTTTTTTATTCTAATAGGTAGTGCATGCTTAATTGCCTGGCCAATATCTTATTTAGGAATGCGTTTGTGGTTAGAAAATTTTCCTAAAACAATTACTATAGGTATTGGAGTTTATATATTTAGTGGTGGAGTAACTTTATTATTAACTTTAATTACTGTTAGTTACCACGTTGTAAAAGCTGCTTTTAAAAATCCTGTAGAAGATTTAAAAGCAAATAGATAA
- a CDS encoding type IA DNA topoisomerase, with protein sequence MKVCIAEKPSVGREIAKILGANQKKNGYYEGNGYQITWTFGHLCTLKEPHDYDPSLKRWDLVTLPIVPIKFAIKLINNSGSKEQFKVIESLVKNATEVINCGDAGQEGELIQRWVLHQAKCNVPVKRLWISSLTEEAIRNGFNNLQSENEFDLLYAAGSARAIGDWLLGINATRLYTIKFGGYKQLLSIGRVQTPTLALIANRYLEIENFKSEKYWELKTKYRNVNFNATKGKYQKEEDIKTDIELIKDKPFEIVSFKRKEGIETSPYLFDLTSLQVECNKKFSFSAEQTLKLAQSLYEKKFLTYPRVDTTYLPNNLYPEVGPTLKALAKYSNETAPLFGKPFKKSKKVFNDQKVTDHHAIIPTKITARGLTQSEAVVYDLVALRFIAAFYPECKVAKTEVLGKVASVDFKANGREVLDPGWRVLFKKDEEEEKNRKKKKGEEEEQTLPTFKQGETGEHTPSIFNKETKPPKLYSEATLLRAMETAGKNIDDEEVRKAMKENGIGRPSTRANIIETLFRRKYIEKQRKNLVPTQAGLSLVATIQNDLLKSAELTGIWEKKLRQIEDGDYDINLFMNEIKEMVTDVVQNVKSIRSNFKIETPTKSLKVTPTKKTTSKPKEQALTCPKCKKHDVVKGNNAYGCLGWKDKSCDFLIKFDFEGKKLTDKQIQSLIIKGRTPEIKGFKINGVAKKGVLILNESSKITFNELEEQPLMCPKCQKGQILEGKTAFGCGNWKNGCDFKVPFEVFGKKITKTQLKSLIQKGTTPKMKGFTSKTTDFTEGRLKLNPDFSISIIN encoded by the coding sequence ATGAAAGTCTGTATTGCCGAGAAACCTAGTGTAGGTAGAGAAATAGCAAAAATATTAGGTGCCAATCAAAAAAAGAATGGCTACTACGAAGGAAATGGTTATCAGATTACATGGACCTTTGGTCATTTATGTACCTTGAAAGAGCCTCATGATTATGATCCATCACTTAAAAGATGGGATTTAGTTACCCTCCCCATTGTACCAATTAAATTTGCTATTAAGCTAATTAATAATAGTGGTTCTAAAGAACAGTTTAAAGTTATTGAAAGCCTAGTAAAAAATGCTACAGAAGTAATAAACTGTGGTGATGCTGGCCAAGAAGGAGAATTAATACAACGTTGGGTCTTACACCAAGCTAAATGTAATGTTCCTGTTAAACGCCTTTGGATTTCTTCGTTAACTGAAGAAGCAATTAGAAATGGTTTCAATAATTTACAAAGTGAAAATGAGTTTGACTTATTATATGCCGCTGGTAGTGCTCGTGCAATTGGTGACTGGTTATTAGGTATAAATGCAACTAGATTATACACTATCAAATTTGGTGGTTACAAACAACTTCTTTCTATCGGTAGAGTTCAGACGCCTACACTTGCTTTAATTGCAAATAGGTATTTAGAAATTGAAAATTTTAAGAGTGAAAAATATTGGGAGTTAAAGACTAAGTATAGAAATGTCAACTTTAACGCTACTAAAGGTAAGTATCAAAAAGAAGAAGATATTAAGACTGATATTGAATTAATAAAGGATAAACCTTTTGAAATTGTTTCTTTTAAAAGAAAGGAAGGAATAGAAACTTCTCCTTATCTATTTGATTTAACCTCTTTGCAAGTAGAATGTAATAAGAAATTCAGTTTTTCTGCCGAACAAACATTAAAATTAGCCCAAAGCCTTTACGAAAAGAAATTTCTGACTTACCCTCGTGTAGATACTACTTATTTACCAAATAATTTATACCCAGAGGTAGGACCTACATTAAAGGCTCTCGCTAAGTATTCAAACGAAACTGCTCCACTCTTTGGTAAACCTTTCAAAAAATCTAAAAAGGTTTTTAATGATCAGAAGGTAACAGATCACCATGCTATTATTCCTACTAAAATAACAGCAAGAGGCTTGACTCAATCTGAAGCTGTTGTTTATGATTTAGTGGCTCTACGTTTTATAGCAGCTTTTTATCCAGAGTGTAAAGTAGCCAAAACGGAAGTACTTGGTAAAGTAGCATCTGTTGATTTTAAAGCAAATGGTAGAGAAGTTCTAGATCCAGGGTGGCGTGTTTTATTTAAAAAAGACGAAGAAGAAGAAAAAAACAGGAAAAAGAAAAAAGGAGAAGAGGAAGAACAAACATTACCAACGTTCAAACAAGGAGAAACGGGAGAACACACTCCATCTATCTTTAATAAAGAAACAAAACCTCCAAAGCTATATTCTGAGGCAACTCTACTAAGAGCAATGGAAACTGCTGGTAAAAATATAGATGACGAGGAAGTACGTAAAGCAATGAAAGAAAATGGTATTGGTAGACCTTCTACAAGGGCAAATATCATTGAAACTTTATTTAGACGTAAATACATAGAGAAGCAAAGAAAGAATTTAGTACCTACTCAGGCAGGGTTAAGCTTAGTGGCTACAATTCAAAATGATTTACTCAAGTCTGCAGAACTGACAGGAATTTGGGAAAAGAAGCTCCGCCAAATAGAAGATGGAGATTATGATATCAACCTTTTTATGAATGAGATAAAAGAGATGGTAACAGACGTTGTACAGAATGTAAAATCTATAAGGTCAAACTTTAAAATTGAAACACCGACAAAATCTTTAAAGGTAACTCCAACAAAAAAAACTACTTCTAAACCTAAAGAGCAGGCTTTAACATGTCCAAAATGTAAAAAGCATGATGTGGTAAAAGGTAACAATGCCTATGGCTGCTTAGGTTGGAAGGATAAAAGCTGTGACTTTTTGATAAAATTTGATTTTGAGGGTAAAAAATTAACTGATAAACAAATTCAATCATTGATTATAAAAGGTAGAACTCCTGAAATAAAAGGGTTCAAAATTAATGGTGTTGCTAAAAAAGGAGTATTAATTCTTAATGAATCATCAAAAATCACCTTTAATGAGCTAGAAGAACAGCCATTAATGTGTCCAAAATGTCAAAAAGGTCAAATTTTAGAAGGTAAAACTGCTTTTGGGTGCGGAAATTGGAAAAATGGGTGTGATTTTAAGGTCCCTTTTGAAGTTTTTGGTAAAAAAATCACAAAAACGCAGTTAAAATCACTCATTCAGAAAGGAACTACCCCTAAAATGAAGGGTTTTACATCAAAAACTACCGATTTTACAGAAGGCAGGCTAAAATTGAACCCAGACTTCTCAATTTCAATAATAAATTAA